One Chloroflexota bacterium genomic region harbors:
- a CDS encoding isochorismatase family cysteine hydrolase, whose amino-acid sequence MIHLPAEPEAIEFDPRAAALMVIDMQNYDCKPGGFFDLVGTDFSHGQKVIAPIRKVVDCAHDVGVPVVYTEMVLPADRRLWPGPDSPWYRKANPRQWEADPDLERGLGIDGTWAAQTVAELAPGENDWVIKKQTYSGFVNTDLDVVLRRLGARFLFFTGI is encoded by the coding sequence ATGATTCATCTCCCCGCGGAGCCCGAGGCGATCGAGTTCGACCCGCGCGCCGCTGCGCTCATGGTTATCGACATGCAGAACTACGACTGCAAACCGGGCGGGTTCTTTGACCTGGTCGGAACGGATTTCAGCCACGGGCAGAAGGTGATCGCGCCCATCCGCAAGGTAGTCGACTGCGCACACGATGTCGGTGTCCCCGTCGTATACACCGAAATGGTGCTGCCGGCGGACCGACGCCTGTGGCCGGGCCCCGACTCACCCTGGTATCGCAAGGCGAATCCCCGGCAGTGGGAGGCGGATCCGGATCTCGAACGCGGACTGGGGATCGACGGCACGTGGGCTGCGCAGACCGTCGCCGAGCTTGCCCCCGGCGAGAACGACTGGGTCATCAAGAAGCAGACCTACAGCGGGTTCGTGAATACGGACCTCGACGTCGTCCTCCGACGCCTCGGCGCGCGCTTTCTCTTTTTCACGGGGATC